Proteins from a single region of Mesotoga sp. BH458_6_3_2_1:
- a CDS encoding Crp/Fnr family transcriptional regulator → MLHSVDFFRDLTFQEREEILSGSRTITYLSNQIIYTPEDRCDSLSIVLKGKLRISKLLPSGQEQIIKHLEKGEVFGEALVFAGRRYASHVVSEEDSEILNIPKEVLLSSFKNQRFLLSYLRSISEKTLNLSGIIEMLSLATVKKKIASYLLELSLEKETHIFKLPCSKKTLANLMGSTREVVSRNFSELQRDGIISMPDRSTVEIRNLKRLEGILFD, encoded by the coding sequence ATGCTGCATTCTGTTGATTTCTTCAGAGATCTGACTTTTCAGGAAAGAGAAGAAATACTTTCGGGTTCACGGACAATAACTTATCTGAGCAATCAAATCATCTATACGCCAGAAGACAGATGCGATTCGCTTAGCATAGTTCTCAAAGGCAAATTGAGGATATCGAAGCTACTTCCTTCTGGCCAGGAACAGATCATCAAACACCTTGAGAAAGGAGAGGTGTTTGGCGAAGCTCTCGTATTTGCTGGAAGAAGATATGCTTCACACGTAGTGTCGGAAGAAGACTCGGAGATTCTTAATATCCCGAAGGAAGTACTTCTAAGCTCCTTCAAAAACCAGCGTTTTCTGCTATCGTATCTGAGAAGCATTTCTGAAAAGACTCTAAACCTTTCGGGTATCATTGAGATGCTTTCACTGGCAACCGTAAAGAAGAAGATCGCCAGTTATCTGCTGGAACTATCTCTGGAGAAGGAAACTCATATCTTTAAGCTTCCATGCTCAAAAAAGACGCTAGCAAACCTCATGGGATCAACAAGAGAGGTAGTATCCAGAAATTTCTCTGAGTTACAGAGAGACGGAATCATTTCTATGCCTGACAGAAGTACAGTTGAGATAAGGAATCTGAAGCGGTTGGAAGGTATTCTTTTCGATTAA
- a CDS encoding GNAT family N-acetyltransferase encodes MSRIRMFEEISLNSWPAIDSRFRDGWIIRCAGGYTNRANSVYPLYETFEALNCKIEEVKNFYNSRGLPPMFKLTSDSKPACLDNVLGELGFEEKDRALVMTKIIAGQPCDLSDLDVLSSPEDRWLELFFSLNRRARENQVLAKRLLTLLPPKSTFVLLKKKREFVGCGFAVIQSAFLGLFGIAVRETERRKGYGREMTEKLLEVGRKRGAKIAYLQVDEPNISAISLYSKIGFHEEYQYWYRVGE; translated from the coding sequence ATGTCGAGAATTCGAATGTTTGAAGAGATTTCTCTTAATTCGTGGCCCGCGATTGATTCTAGGTTTAGAGATGGCTGGATAATAAGATGCGCAGGCGGATATACAAATAGGGCAAACTCAGTGTATCCACTATATGAGACTTTCGAAGCGTTGAACTGCAAGATTGAAGAGGTTAAGAATTTCTATAATTCAAGAGGGCTGCCTCCGATGTTCAAACTCACATCAGATTCAAAACCAGCTTGTCTCGATAATGTACTAGGAGAACTAGGATTTGAAGAAAAGGATCGGGCTCTTGTAATGACAAAGATAATTGCTGGTCAGCCTTGTGATCTTTCCGATCTGGATGTCCTTTCCAGTCCAGAAGACAGATGGCTTGAACTATTTTTCTCACTCAATAGAAGGGCAAGAGAAAATCAAGTATTGGCAAAAAGACTGTTAACATTGCTCCCTCCAAAAAGCACGTTTGTGCTTCTGAAAAAGAAAAGAGAATTTGTCGGTTGCGGTTTTGCCGTAATCCAAAGTGCTTTTTTGGGGCTATTTGGAATAGCTGTGAGAGAGACCGAAAGGCGAAAAGGATATGGAAGAGAAATGACTGAAAAGCTCCTGGAAGTTGGGAGGAAAAGAGGCGCAAAGATCGCTTATCTTCAAGTCGATGAACCGAATATAAGTGCCATATCCCTTTATTCGAAGATTGGTTTTCATGAGGAATACCAATACTGGTACAGAGTTGGTGAATAG
- a CDS encoding flavodoxin domain-containing protein → MSEVVVLYKTKYGNSKKYATWIAEEVGAEIFNVDDFNPDNLHNYDVIVYGGSLYATGIIGLPRIRKSIETLKNKKVIVFSVGASPAKPEVIEDIKTKNFSLEMASFVEFYHLRGGFDFKKLKLRDKILMSMLKMKLEAKKKRGEELTDDEKGMLAAYRIAVDFTSRKAIEPIVESVSRFLEKKD, encoded by the coding sequence GTGTCAGAAGTAGTTGTGCTATACAAGACCAAGTATGGAAATTCAAAAAAGTATGCAACCTGGATTGCCGAAGAAGTTGGAGCAGAAATTTTTAACGTTGATGACTTCAATCCTGATAATCTCCATAATTACGACGTTATTGTCTATGGGGGATCGTTATACGCCACAGGCATCATTGGACTGCCAAGAATTAGAAAGAGCATAGAGACTCTCAAGAATAAAAAAGTGATCGTCTTCTCTGTCGGTGCGTCTCCGGCAAAGCCCGAAGTAATTGAAGATATCAAGACGAAGAATTTTTCCCTAGAAATGGCTAGCTTCGTGGAATTCTATCATCTGAGGGGAGGTTTTGACTTCAAGAAGTTGAAGCTCAGAGACAAGATCCTTATGTCCATGTTGAAGATGAAACTGGAGGCTAAGAAGAAACGAGGAGAAGAACTAACCGATGATGAGAAGGGTATGCTTGCAGCATACAGGATTGCGGTTGATTTCACCAGCAGGAAGGCAATTGAACCAATTGTCGAAAGTGTCAGTAGATTTCTTGAAAAGAAAGACTGA
- a CDS encoding ABC transporter ATP-binding protein, translating to MIRKFIAYYRPHLRLFILDMACAFMIAGIDLVFPRFTTLALDNYIPSGNMRGIVIIAVVMALLFVLRAVFNYVVNYWGHVVGVRMEYNMRKDIFSHLQTLSFSYFDKVRTGKIMSRIVNDLREITELAHHGPEDLFISTVTLVGAFLILMQNDWRLTLVVFAYIPFMIWYGVKKRQKMAKAFRLVRKKIANVNAQLENSISGIRVAQSFTNEEFEKNKFDLGNQEFKESRQFAFKSMAEMTTGIDLMMNMLKVTVLAFGGYLTYSGEITVGGFVAYFLYVDLFLQPIRRLMQFAQQYEDGMSGFERFVEIMETKSSITDSPDAIELTDAKGDIRVEEVSFAYEGGVNVLSNISLHIPAGKMVALVGPSGGGKTTLCHLIPRFYDVTSGKITIDGTDIRDVTLNSLRSQIGIVQQDVFLFAGSIRDNIAYGKGDASDEEIIEAAKRANIHDFILSLEHGYDSYVGERGVMLSGGQKQRISIARVFLKNPPLLILDEATSALDNETELKIQESLEALSKGRTTLVIAHRLSTIKNADEIVVITSEGIIERGSHDELLKKGGHYARLYRAQFKGYIPDM from the coding sequence ATGATTCGAAAATTCATAGCCTACTATCGGCCACATCTAAGGCTATTCATACTTGATATGGCTTGTGCTTTCATGATTGCGGGAATTGATCTGGTATTTCCCAGGTTCACTACATTAGCGCTCGATAACTATATACCTTCCGGGAATATGAGAGGGATTGTCATTATCGCAGTAGTTATGGCGCTGCTCTTTGTTCTGAGAGCCGTTTTCAACTATGTGGTCAACTATTGGGGTCATGTTGTGGGGGTAAGAATGGAATACAACATGAGGAAGGATATCTTTTCTCATCTTCAAACGTTGTCCTTTAGCTATTTTGACAAAGTCAGAACCGGAAAGATTATGTCTAGGATAGTGAACGATCTGCGAGAAATTACGGAACTTGCGCACCATGGTCCTGAGGATCTCTTCATTTCGACTGTTACTTTGGTTGGAGCTTTCTTGATCTTAATGCAGAATGACTGGAGGTTAACTCTAGTTGTTTTTGCCTATATTCCTTTCATGATCTGGTATGGCGTCAAGAAGAGACAAAAGATGGCAAAGGCATTCAGATTAGTGAGGAAGAAAATAGCCAACGTCAACGCACAGCTCGAAAACAGCATTTCAGGAATTAGAGTAGCTCAGTCATTTACCAATGAGGAGTTCGAAAAAAACAAGTTCGATCTTGGGAACCAGGAGTTCAAAGAATCAAGGCAGTTCGCTTTCAAATCGATGGCAGAAATGACTACCGGTATAGATCTGATGATGAACATGCTCAAAGTAACTGTTCTTGCATTTGGAGGTTACCTGACTTATTCTGGTGAGATAACTGTTGGAGGTTTTGTTGCCTACTTTCTCTACGTTGATCTTTTTCTGCAGCCGATAAGGAGACTTATGCAATTTGCACAGCAATATGAAGACGGCATGTCTGGTTTTGAGAGGTTCGTGGAGATAATGGAGACTAAGTCCAGCATCACTGATTCTCCCGATGCGATTGAGTTAACCGATGCCAAGGGAGATATCAGAGTAGAAGAAGTATCTTTTGCATATGAGGGCGGAGTGAACGTCCTTTCCAATATTAGCCTCCATATTCCTGCAGGAAAAATGGTCGCTCTTGTCGGACCTTCAGGAGGAGGAAAGACAACGCTTTGTCACCTGATTCCAAGGTTCTATGATGTCACGAGCGGAAAGATTACTATAGATGGAACAGACATTCGTGATGTTACTCTGAATTCGTTGAGGAGCCAAATTGGGATTGTTCAGCAAGACGTTTTTCTATTCGCAGGAAGTATTCGGGATAATATTGCTTATGGTAAGGGCGACGCATCAGATGAAGAAATAATTGAAGCAGCCAAAAGAGCAAACATCCATGATTTCATTCTGAGCCTAGAACACGGATACGATTCATATGTCGGCGAAAGAGGCGTTATGCTTTCCGGAGGACAAAAACAGAGAATTTCGATTGCCCGAGTGTTCTTGAAGAATCCGCCCCTTCTAATCCTTGATGAAGCTACTTCTGCACTGGACAATGAGACTGAACTTAAGATACAGGAATCTCTTGAAGCTCTCTCGAAGGGACGCACGACCCTTGTAATTGCCCACAGACTTTCGACTATAAAGAATGCCGACGAGATAGTTGTGATAACCAGCGAAGGGATAATCGAAAGAGGTAGCCACGATGAACTTCTTAAGAAGGGCGGACACTATGCAAGACTTTACAGAGCGCAATTTAAGGGCTATATACCCGATATGTGA
- a CDS encoding helix-turn-helix transcriptional regulator produces MYSLKIIPGYVELVEILMACGFADRKSYFNAVSHDLGLDFEPGRELGEFLDRVNSSENWSIRMAVDVFSEIKDSVIFFCDFPDEPGREIPLEDSIESLANNFEDRASCVVASIMLNNLNLSQEDANKTLQGDLSIVSEAVEKAEDLSENTTWFITQLIKFPRQSKEILLFALGELKKYYDQSGLRKRNRDKVVERLKIFKAEEYEEVAEDFLEFYGIKAREDLPLHLLFQNTLKYSGLKFSSVCNIQLIVFSEHFKQIGEIMNPVITDNTLRLFLRNLSDQTKMQILKAISEDSKYVDELAKLVGLSKATISYHLSTLAELALVTSRKDHRRVYFSLNKERLEKILRRLEMLYDEGES; encoded by the coding sequence GTGTATTCCTTGAAGATCATACCGGGATACGTTGAACTTGTAGAGATTCTAATGGCATGTGGGTTTGCAGATAGAAAGAGTTATTTTAATGCTGTGTCTCATGATCTTGGATTGGATTTCGAGCCTGGAAGAGAACTTGGGGAATTCCTTGATCGGGTCAACAGTAGCGAAAACTGGTCGATAAGGATGGCGGTCGATGTCTTCTCTGAGATTAAAGACAGCGTCATCTTCTTCTGCGATTTTCCGGATGAACCTGGGCGAGAGATACCCCTTGAGGATTCTATCGAAAGTCTTGCAAATAATTTTGAAGATAGAGCCAGCTGCGTTGTTGCTAGTATAATGTTGAACAATCTAAATCTCTCTCAAGAGGACGCTAACAAGACACTTCAGGGAGACCTGAGCATTGTCTCCGAGGCTGTTGAAAAGGCAGAAGATCTTTCAGAAAACACAACGTGGTTTATCACCCAATTGATAAAGTTTCCAAGACAGTCAAAGGAAATCCTTCTCTTCGCGCTGGGCGAACTGAAGAAATACTATGATCAATCTGGCTTAAGAAAAAGGAATCGTGACAAGGTTGTTGAAAGGCTGAAAATATTCAAAGCCGAGGAGTATGAGGAAGTAGCAGAGGATTTTCTTGAATTCTACGGAATTAAGGCAAGGGAGGACCTACCCCTTCACTTGCTTTTTCAGAATACTCTGAAGTATTCGGGACTCAAGTTTTCTAGCGTATGCAATATCCAGCTCATAGTTTTCAGTGAGCACTTTAAGCAAATTGGAGAGATTATGAATCCCGTAATAACTGACAACACCCTCAGACTGTTTCTAAGAAATCTATCAGATCAGACAAAAATGCAGATCTTGAAAGCCATATCCGAAGATTCGAAATATGTGGATGAGCTGGCCAAGCTTGTTGGCCTGTCAAAAGCGACTATTTCATACCATCTGTCAACGTTAGCAGAACTCGCACTCGTCACTAGCCGTAAAGACCACCGACGTGTGTATTTCTCATTGAATAAAGAGCGTCTCGAAAAGATACTCAGAAGGCTTGAGATGCTTTACGATGAAGGTGAAAGTTGA
- a CDS encoding HAD family phosphatase, whose amino-acid sequence MIRATIFDMDGVIIDSEKIYRKACTQLVNELGGKISVELFERQMGLKMTETQKVVVQTAGLEIEPEEFGRRYMERYLKLARESLVPNPGLVNLLDFLSEKVGLAIASSTEKAAVEELMKKIGVLDYFEIIVGGDEVDESKPSPMIYLRASELLGVNPEECIVIEDSPNGIKSGIGAGMEVLGVRHGENVHLDLSASSHVFDDLYGVKKYLETLLNGKA is encoded by the coding sequence ATGATTAGAGCAACAATATTCGATATGGATGGAGTGATTATCGATTCGGAGAAGATCTATAGAAAAGCTTGCACGCAGCTTGTAAATGAGCTTGGTGGAAAAATCAGCGTCGAGTTGTTTGAGAGACAGATGGGTCTAAAGATGACTGAAACCCAGAAAGTTGTTGTCCAGACTGCGGGGCTTGAAATTGAACCTGAAGAGTTCGGCAGGAGATACATGGAAAGATATTTGAAACTCGCCAGAGAGTCATTGGTCCCTAATCCCGGATTAGTGAACCTTCTTGATTTCCTTTCGGAAAAGGTAGGGCTGGCTATAGCATCGTCTACAGAGAAAGCGGCAGTTGAGGAACTCATGAAGAAGATTGGTGTGCTAGACTACTTCGAAATAATTGTGGGTGGCGATGAAGTGGATGAATCAAAGCCCTCACCTATGATCTATCTTAGAGCCTCGGAGCTCCTGGGAGTTAATCCTGAAGAGTGCATAGTCATTGAAGACTCGCCAAATGGTATAAAGAGTGGTATTGGGGCTGGAATGGAAGTGCTTGGAGTTAGACACGGAGAGAACGTTCACCTTGATCTGTCAGCTTCAAGTCATGTATTTGATGATCTCTACGGAGTCAAGAAGTACCTTGAAACGCTTCTGAACGGCAAGGCTTAA
- a CDS encoding winged helix-turn-helix domain-containing protein — MEMITGYFEIYDLTMAIQFSLNTGPVEKVLKTLGVDYEPATQLMEFRELLLKDVEWSTRMYTTFMNELGVMAPILFPIRQKLQDGMIVKIEESLNVKDEGLELIKDRFIQVFADRRLKISHHDLKKMILEEPQKVSKAVEVIGGTSADTIWFINQLLFFPKTAMDFLSSNTLRILDYYERSGLRELNMDLVKGYIESNSPQKVKDAFLNFLDYYGITLNESKPLYITLQNSVPHTNSGLMTYPTFHLLIMGLEEVTEDFSGRIPEEVRLRSLLKVLSDETRFKILKRLSKEPALQKDLVEFTGLAKSTISYHMGLLFKSSLIDIDPFSSIICVRRETIGRAVADIRNLLNVKEKK, encoded by the coding sequence ATGGAGATGATAACCGGCTATTTCGAAATATACGACTTAACAATGGCCATTCAGTTTTCGCTTAACACAGGCCCTGTCGAGAAAGTGCTTAAGACATTGGGAGTAGACTACGAACCTGCTACCCAGCTAATGGAATTCCGGGAACTGCTGCTGAAGGACGTAGAATGGTCTACAAGAATGTACACAACCTTTATGAACGAGCTAGGTGTAATGGCTCCAATTCTCTTTCCGATAAGGCAGAAACTTCAGGACGGAATGATTGTAAAGATTGAGGAGAGCTTGAACGTAAAGGATGAAGGACTTGAGTTAATAAAGGATCGCTTCATTCAGGTCTTTGCTGATAGAAGGCTAAAGATTTCTCACCATGATCTGAAAAAAATGATACTTGAGGAACCTCAGAAGGTTTCGAAGGCGGTTGAGGTAATCGGTGGCACAAGTGCAGATACGATATGGTTCATCAATCAATTACTTTTCTTTCCAAAGACCGCAATGGATTTTCTTTCTTCTAACACACTTAGAATTCTTGATTACTATGAACGTAGCGGGTTGAGAGAGTTGAATATGGATCTTGTTAAAGGTTACATAGAGAGCAATTCACCGCAGAAAGTCAAAGACGCTTTTTTGAACTTCCTCGACTACTACGGCATTACTCTTAATGAGAGCAAGCCTCTATACATAACGCTTCAAAATTCAGTGCCTCACACAAACTCTGGTCTGATGACTTATCCAACCTTTCACCTCTTAATAATGGGTCTTGAAGAGGTTACAGAAGACTTTTCAGGGAGAATTCCAGAAGAAGTTAGGTTAAGAAGCCTTTTGAAAGTGTTGTCAGATGAGACGAGATTCAAGATTCTGAAGAGGCTGAGCAAGGAGCCAGCCCTGCAAAAAGATCTGGTTGAATTCACTGGTCTGGCCAAGTCAACGATTTCTTACCATATGGGGCTTCTTTTCAAATCATCGTTGATCGATATAGACCCATTTAGTAGCATAATCTGTGTGCGAAGAGAGACCATAGGCAGGGCAGTAGCAGACATTAGAAATCTGTTGAACGTAAAGGAGAAGAAATGA